The Poseidonibacter lekithochrous region ATCTGGATCTTCAAATCCAACATGAATAACTTTTACTGCTTGTGGGAACATTGGACAAGTTTCATTTGCATGGTCACATACAGTTACTACTAAATCATATTTATTATCAATAACTGTATCAATAGTTTTTGAATGATATGAATCACTCCAAATACCTTTTTTTGTTAATAACTCTTTTGCATTTGGGTTTACTCTACCACTTGCTTTTACACCTGATGAATCAGAAGAGATTCCGTCTAATTTAGCATTTATAAGTGCTTCAGCAATAATACTTCTACAAGAGTTTCCTGTACATAAAATTAAAACTTTCTTATCCATTTTTTTCCTTTTAAATCTGGGTATATTTTCTTGTTATCTTATCAATCTCTTCACTATGAAAAGATTGAAAATTATCTAATCTTTTTTCTTGTTCTATTAATTTTTCTTCTAACTCAAGGACTCTTTTTTTACTTTTTTCTAATTCCCAAAGAGTTTGTTGAGCACAATCTACTCCATCATCTATTCTTTTTTGATATTCACAAATAAGTTTAAGATGACATTCTTCTTTTTCTTGATACTTATGAGCTAACTCATCATATTCTGATTTTATATGTTTACTCAATTGATCATTTTTAAAAGTGTTTGTTTTCATAGAAATTATATGTTTTTTTAATTTCAAAATTTCACTTTTATATTTTGTTGTTAAAGTAGCAAACTCTATATATTTTTCAATCTTACCTTTTATATTAACAATTGGTAATATAATTGAAAAAGTATAATAGACTTTTCCACTTTTTGTAATCTTTTTACGTTCACCACTCCATACTTTTCCAGTTGAAGTGCTTTTTTGCATTTCATCAAAATCTTTAAATCCAGAATCTTCTTCACTTATCATTTTATGTTTCATATGACAAAGTTCATCTAAATTATATTCAGAAGTAATCAAATATAAATCATTGGCATAAGTAATATAACCATCTAAAGCAATCTCACATACTAGATTTATTGAATCTAATATAGACATAAACTGTTTTAGTTCATACTCGTGTTTTTTAACATCATATTTACGTTGTTTCTCTTCCATTAATAAAGAAATAATTTTAAATGTTGTATTAAGTTGCATAGGCTTAGCAATATAATTTGTCACATTCAATTTAATTAACTTTAACAATAATTCTGAATTTTCAAAAGCTGTAGATATTAAAACAGGAATTTCCCAATTTACTTTTCTAATTTTTTTTAGAAGGTCTAATCCATTCATTCTATCAAGATCAATATCTGTTAAAATTACATCTATCTCATTTTGAAATTCCACAAACTTTTCAAAGGCATCCATTCCATCTACTGCCACTATGACTTTAGATAAAAAACCATCAAATATTTCAAATGCTTCTGTTCTTGTTTTTTTATCACTCTCTACATACAAAATAGTTGTACCTTGTAGAAACTCTTTTTTAAAACTACACTCTAAGTCATTTTCCATAATACTTCCATCGGATTTTAATTTTATTTAATTATTTTTTTAAATTGTAGCACATACTAAATTAAAATAATTCTTAAATACCAATTAAATACCTTTTAAATGGTAGATGATACATATTATTAACAATAAATAACTTTTATATATTTTTATAAAATCTTATTTTATATAACTGATACTCCTTCTAATAATATTTTAAACCCTAAGATTATTAATATTATTCCACCGAGATATTCTGCTTTATCTTCTAGGAAACCACCTAAAAACTTCCCAATATAAACAGCTATTACACATAAAACAAAAGTAATAGCAGTGATTAGAGAAACTGCATATAATATATCTGTTTCATTAAATGAAAATGTAATACCAACAGCTAAAGCATCTATGCTTGTAGCAATTGCTAAAATTAGTAAAGTTTTATTTTTTAAATCCTTTACTTCATCTTCAAAATTATCTTCTCTTGCTTCTTGTATCATTCTGTATCCAAGATATACAAGAATTATAAATGCAATATAATGGTCAATACTATCTACAAAAGAAGCAAATAGATTTCCCATAAAAAAACCAAGTAAAGGCATTAGCCCTTGGAATATTCCAAAGAATAATGCAATTTTTATTACATCAAAAAAATTAATATTTTTATATTTACTTCCACTTGCTATTGATACTGCAACTGAGTCCATTGCAAGGGCTACTGCTATTAAAATTAACTCCAAACTCTAAACTACCATTGCAAGAGATAGTAATACTATTAAAAGTACTGGTGGAGTAATAATAAGACCAAATTTACTATATTGAGCAAATGAAATATTCACACCTTTTTTAGATAAAACATGTAACCAAAGTAAAGTAGCTAATGAACCAAATGGTGTCATCTTAGGCCCTAAGTTACATCCAATGATATTTGCATAAGCAAGTGCTTGATTTACATTTTCACCCATATTGTCTAAAGCTATATCCATAATCATAACAGTTGGCATATTATTCATAATAGCAGATAAAAAGGCTGATAAGAAACCAGTTCCAACAATTGCAAGAGTATCACCTCTCCCAGATAAATCTTGTAACACTACTGTTAAATAATCCGTAAGTCCCGCATTTTTAAGTCCATAAACAACTATATATAATCCAATACTAAACCATACTACTTGCCAAGGAGCTTCTTTGATAATGTGTTTTGGTTCTACTGTTTTAAATGCTGTTGCAATTACTAAGAAGATAACTCCTCCTCCAAGTGCAAACACTGCAACTGGTAAATCATAAGCATCTCCTACAAAGTATCCAGCTAAAAGTACTGCTAAAAATACCCAAGATAGTTTGAATAGTGTTTTATTTTTAATAGCAGATTCTGGCTCTTTTAATAATGAGATATCAACTTGTTTTGGAATATCTTTTCTTAAAAGCAACCATAAAAAAGCAATAGAAGCTAGTACACTTATAATATAAGGAATTAACATATTTGATATATACTCAGAGAATCCAATATCAAAATAATTAGCTGTTACAATATTTGTAAGGTTTGAGAATACTAAAGGTAATGAAGCACTATCAGAAATAAACCCACCTGCTAGTAAAAAAGCAATGATTGATTTCATATTTAGTTTTAAAATTCTCATTTTTGCAAGTAAAATTGGAGTTAAAATAAGTGCTGCTCCATCATTTGCAAATAAAGCAGAGACAAAGGCTCCTAATAAAATAGAATAAATAAACATCTTCATTCCCGAACCATTTGAAAACTTTGCCATTTTAAGTGCACACCATTCAAAGAATCCAATTTCATCTAAAACCATAGATAAAATGATAATTCCAATAAACGATAAAGTTGCATCCCAAACTATATCTGTAACTATTAATACATCTGAAAAACTAACAACTCCTAAAACTAAAGCAACAATTGCCCCAATAACAGCTGTTGTTCCTATTTGTAAATCTTTTGGTTGCCAGATTACAAAAATAAGTGTAATAATAAAAATTGCACTTGCTAATATCATATTTTTTCCTAAATTCTATTTTTATATATCAAGATATGTTGATATATTTTAATAAAAAAAAGTAACCTTTTGGTTACTCTTCTTCCATTTCTATTACTGCTTTTTTCAAAGTATAAATATATGTATCCACTTCAAATTCATCATGTCGCTCAACTGTCACAGGTGTTCTTTGAAACTCTGCACCTTCAAACTCATCTAAATAATCCCAATGATTAATTAGATTTGAAGAGTAGAATAAATATCCATGAATTGTATCTCTTTGATCATCTAGTCTAATTCCTGGATAACCCATACCTGCTGACCATCCAGCATCTACAAGTTTTCCTCTAACAGTTGCAGGAACAAACTTACCTACAATCTCTTCTAACACATGTCCATTTGGACAATTTGGCATCAATGTACCATATACAAAAAGTGTTTCAGTCATTATGTATTACAAGCCTTTATTATATTTGGTAATTCAATTTCTAGTGTCATTATCTCTTTTAAAGCCTGAGTTCTAAACTCATCAAGGGGAGCACGTACAGAATAATAAGCCCATCGCCCTTCCCTATCAACTCTTAAAAAGCCAGCCT contains the following coding sequences:
- a CDS encoding response regulator — encoded protein: MENDLECSFKKEFLQGTTILYVESDKKTRTEAFEIFDGFLSKVIVAVDGMDAFEKFVEFQNEIDVILTDIDLDRMNGLDLLKKIRKVNWEIPVLISTAFENSELLLKLIKLNVTNYIAKPMQLNTTFKIISLLMEEKQRKYDVKKHEYELKQFMSILDSINLVCEIALDGYITYANDLYLITSEYNLDELCHMKHKMISEEDSGFKDFDEMQKSTSTGKVWSGERKKITKSGKVYYTFSIILPIVNIKGKIEKYIEFATLTTKYKSEILKLKKHIISMKTNTFKNDQLSKHIKSEYDELAHKYQEKEECHLKLICEYQKRIDDGVDCAQQTLWELEKSKKRVLELEEKLIEQEKRLDNFQSFHSEEIDKITRKYTQI
- a CDS encoding manganese efflux pump MntP family protein translates to MDSVAVSIASGSKYKNINFFDVIKIALFFGIFQGLMPLLGFFMGNLFASFVDSIDHYIAFIILVYLGYRMIQEAREDNFEDEVKDLKNKTLLILAIATSIDALAVGITFSFNETDILYAVSLITAITFVLCVIAVYIGKFLGGFLEDKAEYLGGIILIILGFKILLEGVSVI
- a CDS encoding arsenic transporter, whose translation is MILASAIFIITLIFVIWQPKDLQIGTTAVIGAIVALVLGVVSFSDVLIVTDIVWDATLSFIGIIILSMVLDEIGFFEWCALKMAKFSNGSGMKMFIYSILLGAFVSALFANDGAALILTPILLAKMRILKLNMKSIIAFLLAGGFISDSASLPLVFSNLTNIVTANYFDIGFSEYISNMLIPYIISVLASIAFLWLLLRKDIPKQVDISLLKEPESAIKNKTLFKLSWVFLAVLLAGYFVGDAYDLPVAVFALGGGVIFLVIATAFKTVEPKHIIKEAPWQVVWFSIGLYIVVYGLKNAGLTDYLTVVLQDLSGRGDTLAIVGTGFLSAFLSAIMNNMPTVMIMDIALDNMGENVNQALAYANIIGCNLGPKMTPFGSLATLLWLHVLSKKGVNISFAQYSKFGLIITPPVLLIVLLSLAMVV
- a CDS encoding gamma-glutamylcyclotransferase family protein — protein: MTETLFVYGTLMPNCPNGHVLEEIVGKFVPATVRGKLVDAGWSAGMGYPGIRLDDQRDTIHGYLFYSSNLINHWDYLDEFEGAEFQRTPVTVERHDEFEVDTYIYTLKKAVIEMEEE
- a CDS encoding arsenate reductase ArsC codes for the protein MDKKVLILCTGNSCRSIIAEALINAKLDGISSDSSGVKASGRVNPNAKELLTKKGIWSDSYHSKTIDTVIDNKYDLVVTVCDHANETCPMFPQAVKVIHVGFEDPDGKGFDAFEDTYSEIEEVLLPKVIEALK